A DNA window from Hydrogenophaga taeniospiralis contains the following coding sequences:
- a CDS encoding 4-oxalomesaconate tautomerase, producing MKLSIPCVLMRAGTSRGPFFLRDWLPEGDEARDHALIGAIGASDPLQLDGLGGGSTLNSKVAIVSRSTRTDCDLDYLFAQVGVGHRSVDTRPNCGNMLAGVAPFAIEQGLIPAQEGTTTVRIHNVNTGSQIEVTVCTPGGKVTYEGDARIDGVAGTAAPVLLNFLDAWGAVTGQLFPTGQRIDIIDGLDVTCIDAAMPLMMLRATDFGLTGRERPAELDANAALLARIEALRLQAGQRMGLGDVSGSVVPKPVLVSAGDAPNSITSRYFTPHKCHASHAVTGAIGVATAFALPGTVASGVARSPGRHPLVVLHPAGQIDVEVEIDGSGDAATVQSAALVRTARKIMQGMLHLPGYVFPPAPEATDAVAGVMAQRQFPQREVHVIVPTSAGGGNDTMARTLMRKLGPVLGQSMVVDNRAGANGSIACEYVAAAQPDGHTLMFGYIATHGINPALQKLRYDPVADFAPIGLIGYSPTLLVVPVALGVDSVADLVRLLRESPGRMSYASAGEGTVPHFAAELFRLQTGSQLQRVDFSGAAPAIADVANGLVQVMFPSLFTAQPYLRSGRLKALAVAGPTRLPALPDVPTLQEAGVSGVEMTQWYALFAPAKTPPAVVRQLNTALNGVLKDPEIVARMEADGARVQTSTPGQLHDLLMAEGERWQGVVRQAGLRPDLSFD from the coding sequence ATGAAGCTGTCCATTCCCTGTGTTCTTATGCGTGCAGGCACTTCACGTGGCCCTTTCTTCCTGCGCGACTGGCTGCCCGAGGGTGACGAGGCGCGCGACCATGCGCTGATCGGCGCCATTGGTGCGTCGGACCCGCTGCAGCTCGACGGTCTGGGCGGCGGCAGCACGCTCAACAGCAAGGTGGCCATCGTGTCGCGCTCCACACGGACCGATTGTGATCTCGACTACCTGTTCGCCCAGGTGGGGGTGGGGCATCGGTCGGTGGACACCCGGCCCAACTGCGGCAACATGCTCGCGGGCGTGGCCCCGTTTGCGATCGAGCAAGGGCTGATCCCTGCGCAGGAGGGCACCACCACCGTGCGCATCCACAACGTCAACACCGGCTCGCAGATCGAGGTGACCGTGTGCACGCCTGGGGGCAAGGTGACCTACGAAGGCGATGCCCGCATCGACGGCGTGGCGGGCACCGCAGCGCCCGTGCTGCTGAACTTTCTGGATGCCTGGGGCGCGGTGACCGGACAGCTCTTTCCCACGGGACAGCGCATCGACATCATCGACGGCCTCGACGTGACCTGCATCGACGCGGCCATGCCGTTGATGATGCTGCGTGCCACCGACTTCGGGCTCACCGGTCGCGAGCGTCCAGCCGAGCTGGACGCCAATGCTGCGCTGCTGGCGCGCATCGAAGCGCTGCGGTTGCAGGCCGGACAGCGCATGGGTCTGGGCGATGTATCGGGCAGCGTGGTTCCCAAACCGGTGCTGGTCAGCGCCGGTGACGCACCCAACAGCATCACCTCGCGCTATTTCACGCCACACAAATGCCATGCCTCACACGCCGTCACCGGCGCCATTGGTGTGGCGACCGCCTTTGCCTTGCCCGGCACGGTGGCCAGCGGCGTGGCGCGGTCGCCCGGGCGCCATCCGTTGGTGGTGCTGCATCCCGCCGGACAGATCGATGTGGAGGTGGAAATCGATGGCTCGGGCGACGCCGCCACCGTGCAGAGCGCCGCCCTGGTTCGCACGGCGCGCAAGATCATGCAGGGCATGTTGCATCTGCCAGGTTATGTGTTTCCGCCCGCGCCGGAAGCGACCGACGCCGTGGCCGGTGTGATGGCACAGCGTCAGTTTCCGCAGCGCGAGGTGCACGTGATCGTGCCGACCAGTGCAGGCGGTGGCAACGACACCATGGCGCGAACCCTCATGCGCAAGCTCGGCCCCGTGCTCGGGCAGTCGATGGTGGTGGACAACCGTGCCGGTGCCAATGGCAGCATCGCCTGCGAGTACGTGGCCGCGGCCCAACCCGACGGTCACACGCTGATGTTTGGCTACATCGCCACACATGGCATCAACCCGGCGCTGCAAAAGCTGCGCTACGACCCAGTGGCCGACTTCGCGCCCATCGGTCTGATCGGCTATTCGCCCACGCTGCTCGTGGTCCCGGTCGCGTTGGGGGTGGACAGCGTGGCGGACCTGGTGCGTCTGCTGCGCGAGTCACCCGGGCGTATGAGCTATGCCTCGGCTGGTGAAGGCACGGTGCCGCATTTCGCCGCCGAACTGTTCCGCCTGCAGACCGGCTCCCAATTGCAGCGGGTGGACTTTTCCGGCGCCGCACCAGCCATTGCCGACGTGGCCAATGGCCTGGTGCAGGTGATGTTCCCCAGCTTGTTCACGGCCCAGCCCTATCTGCGCAGCGGGCGTCTGAAGGCGCTGGCGGTTGCCGGCCCGACACGCCTGCCCGCGCTGCCCGATGTGCCCACGCTGCAGGAAGCCGGTGTGTCGGGTGTCGAGATGACGCAGTGGTATGCCCTGTTTGCGCCGGCCAAGACACCGCCAGCGGTGGTGCGGCAGCTGAACACCGCGCTCAACGGCGTCTTGAAGGATCCCGAGATCGTGGCGCGCATGGAGGCCGACGGCGCCCGGGTGCAAACCTCCACACCAGGCCAGCTGCACGACCTGCTGATGGCCGAGGGCGAGCGCTGGCAGGGCGTGGTGCGCCAGGCGGGTCTTCGACCCGACCTCTCGTTCGACTGA
- a CDS encoding DMT family transporter, with protein MSAPARLTPSTIALLLIPPLLWAGNAVVGRMMQGAIPPITFNFVRWVLAGALLLPLAGWVLRPGSGLWAHKKRFALLGLLGVGMYNALQYMALKTSTPLNVTLVASSIPVWMLILGRLLYGVPISRRAALGSTLSLAGVAVVLARGDLAQLLAVQFVPGDAWMVLASITWAWYSWLLVRPPEGGYPAHIKADWAAFLLAQIAFGLGWSSLMTTGEWLSLPPAAAGSTHIAWGWPLAAALAYVAIGPSLLAYRCWGAGVARVGPAIAGFFNNLTPLFAGLMSATLLGELPQLYHAAGFVLIVGGIFVSSRR; from the coding sequence ATGTCCGCACCCGCCCGCCTCACGCCGTCCACCATCGCCCTGTTGTTGATCCCGCCGCTGCTGTGGGCCGGCAACGCCGTGGTCGGCCGGATGATGCAGGGCGCCATTCCGCCCATCACCTTCAACTTCGTGCGCTGGGTGCTCGCTGGTGCGCTGCTGTTGCCGCTGGCCGGCTGGGTGCTGCGGCCCGGTAGCGGCCTGTGGGCCCACAAGAAGCGCTTCGCCCTGCTCGGCCTGCTGGGCGTGGGCATGTACAACGCGCTGCAGTACATGGCGCTCAAGACCTCGACCCCGCTGAACGTGACCCTGGTGGCCTCCAGCATCCCGGTCTGGATGCTGATCCTGGGCCGGCTGCTCTATGGCGTGCCCATTTCGCGCCGTGCCGCGCTGGGCTCAACGCTGTCGCTGGCCGGCGTGGCGGTGGTGCTCGCGCGGGGCGATCTGGCGCAGCTGCTGGCGGTGCAGTTCGTGCCGGGCGACGCCTGGATGGTGCTCGCCTCCATCACCTGGGCCTGGTACAGCTGGCTGCTGGTGAGGCCACCCGAAGGCGGCTACCCGGCCCACATCAAGGCCGACTGGGCGGCCTTCCTGCTGGCGCAGATCGCGTTTGGCCTGGGCTGGTCCAGCCTCATGACCACCGGCGAATGGCTCAGCCTGCCGCCCGCCGCCGCGGGCAGCACCCACATCGCCTGGGGCTGGCCCCTGGCCGCCGCGCTGGCCTACGTGGCCATCGGGCCTTCGCTGCTGGCCTACCGCTGCTGGGGCGCCGGCGTGGCCCGCGTGGGGCCGGCGATCGCCGGCTTCTTCAACAACCTCACCCCGTTGTTTGCCGGGCTCATGTCGGCCACGCTGCTGGGCGAGTTGCCACAGCTCTACCACGCGGCCGGCTTCGTGCTGATCGTGGGTGGGATTTTCGTTTCTTCGCGACGCTGA
- a CDS encoding quinone oxidoreductase family protein, with protein MTQTSRAVRIHANGGPEQLVIEALSVGEPGPGEVRIRHHAIGLNFIDVYQRSGLYPNAMPLSLGMEGAGVIEAVGEGVTHLKVGDRAAYAANPPGSYCDLRVMPAMNVCRLPDAIDFETGAAMMLKGLTAMYLLKRCPPVEGLHPGDFVLFHAAAGGVGLIACQWAKALGLRLIGTAGSDDKCALAREHGAEFTINYRSEDFAARVKEITGGKGVKVVYDSVGKDTFDKSLDCLMPFGLMVSFGNASGPVAPFAPGILGAKGSLYVTRQTLFTHITSRERTQAMADELFAVVASGAVKIRIDQRFALTDVQAAHRSLEARQTTGCTILLP; from the coding sequence ATGACCCAGACCAGCCGCGCCGTGCGCATCCACGCCAACGGCGGCCCCGAACAGCTTGTGATCGAAGCGCTGAGCGTGGGTGAACCCGGCCCGGGCGAGGTGCGCATCCGCCACCACGCGATCGGCCTGAACTTCATCGACGTCTACCAGCGCAGCGGCCTGTACCCCAACGCCATGCCCCTGTCGCTGGGCATGGAGGGCGCGGGCGTGATCGAGGCGGTGGGCGAAGGCGTGACGCACCTGAAGGTGGGCGACCGAGCCGCCTACGCCGCCAACCCGCCCGGCAGCTACTGCGACCTGCGCGTGATGCCGGCCATGAACGTGTGCCGGTTGCCCGATGCGATCGACTTCGAGACCGGCGCGGCCATGATGCTCAAGGGTCTGACCGCGATGTACCTGCTCAAGCGCTGCCCACCGGTGGAAGGGCTGCATCCGGGCGACTTCGTGCTGTTCCACGCCGCGGCCGGTGGTGTGGGGCTGATCGCCTGCCAGTGGGCCAAGGCCCTGGGCCTGCGCCTCATCGGCACCGCGGGTTCGGACGACAAATGCGCGCTGGCCCGGGAGCACGGCGCGGAATTCACCATCAATTACCGCAGCGAGGATTTCGCCGCGCGGGTGAAAGAGATCACCGGCGGCAAGGGCGTGAAGGTGGTCTACGACTCGGTGGGCAAGGACACCTTCGACAAGTCGCTCGACTGCCTGATGCCGTTTGGGTTGATGGTGAGCTTCGGCAACGCCAGCGGCCCGGTGGCGCCGTTCGCGCCCGGCATCCTTGGCGCCAAGGGGTCGCTGTACGTGACGCGCCAGACGCTCTTCACCCACATCACCAGCCGCGAGCGCACGCAGGCCATGGCCGACGAGCTGTTCGCGGTGGTGGCCAGCGGCGCCGTGAAGATCCGCATCGACCAGCGCTTTGCGCTGACCGACGTGCAGGCCGCGCACCGCAGCCTGGAGGCGCGGCAGACCACGGGCTGCACCATCCTGTTGCCGTAG
- a CDS encoding porin family protein codes for MKHLGKFVAIAAVALTATAAQAQGAYGELGYSRLNFDNRDDGFSAKVNPSMVRGIAGYELNPNLAVEGLLGLGAGSDDVNVGGVTVKGKVEHVYGAFVKPKIRLGESVELFARAGVAGTKVSARSGNLSVSDSGGSFAYGAGMSFALGGNTSLNADYMNYYDRKGVKVDGLNIGVGMKF; via the coding sequence ATGAAACATCTCGGCAAATTTGTCGCCATCGCCGCTGTCGCGCTCACCGCCACCGCTGCCCAAGCACAAGGAGCGTACGGAGAGCTGGGGTACAGCCGCCTCAATTTCGACAACCGGGACGACGGCTTCTCCGCCAAGGTCAACCCCTCCATGGTCCGCGGCATCGCGGGCTACGAGCTCAACCCCAATCTGGCCGTGGAAGGCTTGCTGGGTCTGGGCGCGGGCTCCGACGATGTGAACGTCGGCGGGGTCACGGTCAAGGGCAAGGTTGAGCACGTGTATGGCGCCTTCGTCAAACCCAAGATCCGTCTGGGCGAGTCCGTGGAACTGTTCGCCCGGGCCGGTGTCGCCGGCACCAAGGTCAGCGCCCGTTCGGGCAACCTGAGCGTTTCGGACTCGGGAGGCAGTTTCGCCTACGGGGCGGGCATGAGCTTCGCGCTGGGCGGCAACACCTCCTTGAACGCCGACTACATGAACTACTACGACCGCAAGGGCGTCAAGGTGGACGGCCTCAACATCGGCGTCGGCATGAAGTTCTGA
- a CDS encoding porin family protein, whose product MKKLIPFITFATMAFTGLSAQAQVVKQKASSGMAKAEGALDKGLASQGLKNQGLYGELGLSLLSYKISNHGISAKPIMLRGIVGYDYHPQLAAEAMLGLGLRGGSATGYFGSAYNVSAGTMIGVYAKPRLQLGDMEVFGRLGLVNTSSSVRGYTGTDGGAGLSYGAGFSYLTDWASFNHRKISINADYMSYYSGSGVKYTGFTLGAGMKF is encoded by the coding sequence ATGAAAAAACTGATTCCGTTCATCACGTTCGCCACCATGGCATTCACGGGCCTCAGCGCCCAGGCCCAGGTGGTCAAGCAAAAAGCCAGCAGCGGCATGGCCAAGGCCGAGGGCGCGCTCGACAAGGGCCTGGCCTCACAAGGCCTGAAAAACCAGGGTCTGTACGGCGAGCTGGGCCTGAGCCTGCTGAGCTATAAGATCTCGAACCACGGCATTTCCGCCAAACCCATCATGCTGCGCGGCATCGTGGGCTACGACTACCACCCCCAACTGGCCGCCGAAGCCATGCTGGGCCTGGGTCTTCGCGGTGGCAGCGCCACCGGCTACTTCGGTTCGGCCTACAACGTCAGCGCGGGCACCATGATCGGCGTCTATGCCAAACCACGGCTGCAGCTGGGCGACATGGAGGTGTTTGGCCGCCTTGGCCTGGTCAACACCAGCTCCAGCGTCCGCGGCTACACCGGGACCGACGGCGGCGCCGGGCTGTCCTATGGCGCGGGCTTCAGCTACCTGACCGACTGGGCCTCGTTCAACCACCGGAAGATCTCGATCAACGCGGACTACATGTCCTACTACAGCGGCAGCGGTGTGAAATACACCGGTTTCACGCTGGGCGCCGGCATGAAGTTCTGA